In one window of Macadamia integrifolia cultivar HAES 741 chromosome 2, SCU_Mint_v3, whole genome shotgun sequence DNA:
- the LOC122070127 gene encoding pentatricopeptide repeat-containing protein At3g12770-like — protein MLPLITQRAGFLNLLRSTLPPSFTHVRRLCTTDSHVCNSYTRILQCHPGIRTIEQVHARVLVEGSSQNSFCATHLVKSYAKTGNIHAAHLVFGSVPKKTVFLWNAIIRACSGNGLWLEITQLYRQMEEERVEPDSYTLPFVIKAFAFLHSLEEGKRMHSLANQTGLLSNLHVATALIEMYLEFDEVNIARKIFDGMLERDVVTWTSMISGYVDSGNHMEALSIFREMRIGDDKPNWVTVLCLIPACHHSIHAFVTKSGLDFYVEVETAILDMYAKGGDVVTARSLFDRIPERSLISWTAMVSGYSQNGYAHEALLLFQQMMKVAHLKPDVIITASALQASAQLGSLGFGEMMHGYIIRVGAQIQLLVGTALVDLYAKCGSISAAQMVFDEIDNPNMIAWSTLIAAYGHHGLGSKALDLLGQMKQNGFVPDETAFVSVLSACSHSGLVHEGLEHFASMVQTYKLLPKTKHYACMVDLLGRAGLVDEACNLIKTMQVEPDANVWGALLSACRAKGNASIAEFAFRRLLELEPDNVEYHVLLANIYAGCGRWDEASKLRSVSGRKGERKTPGCSSVQVNCDSN, from the coding sequence ATGCTTCCACTGATCACCCAAAGAGCTGGGTTTCTCAATCTCCTAAGGTCCACGCTCCCACCATCATTTACACACGTTCGTCGACTTTGTACAACAGATTCACATGTCTGCAACTCCTACACTCGCATTCTTCAATGCCACCCAGGAATTCGCACTATCGAGCAAGTTCATGCCCGTGTCCTCGTTGAAGGATCTTCTCAAAACAGTTTCTGCGCAACCCATCTCGTCAAGTCCTATGCCAAGACAGGAAACATCCATGCCGCCCACCTGGTCTTTGGGTCGGTCCCCAAGAAGACCGTTTTCCTCTGGAACGCAATTATACGGGCTTGTAGCGGGAATGGATTGTGGTTGGAGATCACCCAGTTATACAGGCAGATGGAAGAGGAAAGAGTTGAACCTGATAGTTACACTCTCCCCTTTGTGATAAAGGCCTTTGCTTTTCTACACTCCCtcgaagaaggaaagagaatgcACAGTCTAGCAAATCAAACTGGGCTGTTGAGTAATCTCCATGTGGCAACTGCTTTGATTGAAATGTATTTGGAATTTGATGAGGTCAACATCGCACGTAAGATTTTCGACGGAATGCTGGAACGGGATGTCGTCACTTGGACTTCCATGAtttctggttatgttgattcggGAAATCATATGGAGGCCCTGAGTATTTTCAGAGAAATGAGAATTGGGGATGATAAACCCAACTGGGTTACAGTTCTTTGCCTGATTCCAGCTTGTCATCATTCAATACATGCTTTCGTAACAAAGTCAGGCTTGGATTTCTATGTGGAAGTGGAGACGGCGATCCTTGATATGTACGCAAAAGGTGGAGATGTTGTGACAGCCCGTAGTTTGTTCGACAGGATCCCCGAAAGGAGTTTGATTTCCTGGACTGCAATGGTTAGTGGATATTCACAGAATGGATATGCCCACGAAGCACTTTTGCTATTTCAACAAATGATGAAAGTGGCACATCTTAAACCAGATGTCATTATTACAGCAAGCGCTCTTCAAGCCTCTGCGCAACTTGGTTCACTGGGTTTTGGAGAGATGATGCATGGCTACATCATTCGAGTTGGGGCCCAAATCCAACTGCTGGTTGGAACAGCTTTGGTAGACTTGTACGCAAAATGTGGAAGCATAAGTGCTGCACAAATGGTATTTGACGAGATTGACAATCCGAATATGATAGCATGGAGTACACTGATTGCAGCGTATGGGCATCATGGGCTTGGTTCTAAAGCACTTGATCTTCTTGGGCAGATGAAGCAAAATGGTTTTGTGCCTGATGAAACTGCATTCGTTAGCGTTTTATCTGCCTGTAGTCATTCGGGCCTTGTTCATGAAGGGCTGGAACATTTCGCATCAATGGTGCAAACATACAAATTGTTACCCAAAACAAAGCACTATGCGTGCATGGTAGATCTTCTGGGTCGAGCAGGCCTTGTGGACGAGGCATGCAATCTTATCAAAACAATGCAGGTTGAGCCAGATGCAAATGTATGGGGAGCCCTGCTCTCTGCATGCAGAGCGAAAGGAAATGCTAGCATTGCTGAGTTTGCATTTAGGAGACTGCTTGAGCTAGAGCCTGATAATGTAGAATATCATGTGCTCTTGGCTAATATATATGCAGGATGTGGGAGATGGGATGAGGCGTCTAAGCTAAGGTCTGTTTCAGGGAGGAAGGGCGAGAGGAAAACACCAGGATGCAGCTCTGTACAAGTGAACTGTGATAGCAATTGA